The genomic window CACGCCCGGGCCGCTGACCACGAGCGCGGGCGTGAAGCAGGCGATGCTCCGCGACGCCGGCTCGTGGGACGTCGAGTTCCACGAGGTCGTCCGCGGCGTCCGCCGGTCGCTCCTGGCCGTCGCGGGGCTCTCGCCCGACGACGGATATGACGCCATCCCGATGCAGGGGAGCGGCACGTTCGGCGTCGAGTCCGCGATCGGCTCGGCGGTCCCCCGCGGCGGCAAGCTGCTGGTGCTGGCCAACGGCGCCTACGGCGAGCGGATCCTGCGGATCGCCGAGTGCATGGACCTGGACCGCCGCGTCCTGCGGTCGGACGAGACGGCCCCGCCCGACGCCGGGGCCGTGGACGCCGCCCTCCGCGAGGACCCCGCGATCACCCACGTCGCGCTCGTCCACTGCGAGACCACCACGGGCATCCTCAACCCGATCGCGCCGGTCGCCGGGGCCGTCCGCCGGCACGGCAGGTCCCTGATCCTGGACGCGATGAGCAGCTTCGGCGCGATCCCGATCGACCTCAAGGCCGAGGGGATCGACTACCTGGTCTCCTCGGCGAACAAGTGCATCGAGGGGGTGCCCGGCTTCAGCTTCATCCTCGCGAGGCGCGCGGCGCTGGAGGCGACCGGCACGCGGCCGAGGAGCCACAGCCTGGACCTGCTGGGCCAGCTCCGCGCCCTGGAGTCCACCGGCCAGTTCCGCTTCACGCCCCCCACGCACGCGATCCTCGCCTTCGCGCGGGCCCTCGCGGAGCTCGAGGCCGAGGGGGGGCCGGCCGGGCGCGGCCGCCGGTACCTCGCCAACCACCGGGCGCTCGCCTCCGGCATGGGGCGGCTCGGCTTCGTGCCGCTCCTGGACCCGGCCCTCCAGGGCCCCATCATCACGGCCTTCCATCACCCGGCCGACCCGGCCTTCCGCTTCGCCGACTTCTACAAGGGCCTGAGCGCCCGCGGCATGATCATCTACCCGGGCAAGCTGACGAAGGTGGACACCTTCCGGATCGGCAACATCGGCCGGCTCTTCGAGGCCGACATGGTGCAACTCGTCCACGCCGTCGAGGACACGCTCCGCGAGCTCGGCTGCGGCCTCCCGCTGGCCCCGCCATGAAACGAGGGGCTCACCACGGAGGCACGGAGAAGAGGGGACGAGGAGACCCGAGGAGGGGGAGGAGGAAGAGCCGCAGGGAAGCGGATGGGATGCAGGGATGAACAAGAAGGGAGGCCGGCGTGATCGAGGGGCGACTGGCCCCCGGATCGCGCCGGCCGGGCCGGGCTCAGTAGGAGTCGGAGCTGACCACCTCGCCCTGGTTGCGCGAGGCGAGCTGCCAGATGGTGATCTGGTTGGTCGTGTTCTTGATGTAGCGGACCGAGCCGTCGGCCATGGCGACGTTGGCGCCGCCGGGGTGGTAGCTGCTGGGGCCGTAGTTGCCGTACGAGCCGTCGTTGTCGCCGCCGTACTGGTAGATGGCGCAGTTCGGATAGTTGCTGTTGGGGGCGACCAGGAAGTTGCCGACGGTGTCGCCGAAGAGGCCCTGGCACCAGAACTGGCCCAGGCCGCTCCAGTTGTTGGTCGAGCCGACCGAGCCGAGGGCCGAGCCGGCGCAGCCCTGCAGCCAGGTGTTGAGGTAGGCGCCGCCGAGCGGCATGTTCATGACCGGGCCGAGCGTCATGCCGGAGGGGAGGCTGCCGCCGACGCGGATGACGTCCTGCGGGACCGAGAGCGTCGACTGCTGGCCGTCGCCGGTGCGCCACTCGCCGAAGGCGAAGGTGCTCGACGTGCCGTCGGTGATGTCGCGGATGCCGAGCGCCGGGCCGAACACCATGAAGGGGCCGTTGGGGGCCGCCGAGTTGCCGTTGTTGTCCATGTAGGCCACGCCGGCCGGGTTGCCGCCATACTGGCAGAGGCTGGAGCCCACCGAGGCGAAGTAGTTGGTGTTCGGGTACGGCGAGCCGTAGTACGTGGACCAGTTGCCGCCCTGGAGCCGCGGCGCCGACGGGCAGAGGAAGGCGTTGATGGTCGTCCGCGTGGCGGTCGAGTTGATGTTGCCGCTGAGTCCGCTGTTGTAGCCCTGGTTGGCGACGTTGAAGTTGCAGGCGGCGTAGATCGTCGACTGCTCCAGGTACGGCAGCAGCATCGACAGCGAGCTCCAGTTGCCCCACGCGCCGGTCGTGCCGGGGGCGTCGGCGACGCCCGCGTTGACGCCGGCCAGCGGGAACGAGTTCAGGGCCGAGTGGTAATTGTGCAGGGCCAGCCCGAGCTGCTTCAGGTTGTTGGTGCACTGGGCGCGGCGGGCGGCCTCGCGGGCGCTCTGGACCGCGGGCAGGAGCAGGGCGATCAGCACGGCGATGATGGCGATGACGACGAGGAGCTCGATCAGCGTGAACCCCGCGGCGCGTCCGCGGCTCTCACGAAGGGCAGGGCGCATGGGATCTCTCCGTCAGGAAGGGGAAGGGGGAAGGGGGTGTCACCCGGCAATCGATCGATCGTTAGGGAAGAGGAGGGGACGGTTCGCGGATGGGGGCCGGGGATCACCGCCTCCGCTCGTTGGCGTTCGCGGGGCTGGCGGAGCCGGGAATCTTGGCGCTCGCCTGGGACTTCGTGAAGTTCTCCGGCGGCGGCGGCACCTTGGCGAGCGGGATCTCCTCGTAGCCCGACCCGCACCCCGCGGTCACCCCGGCGCCGGCCGCAACCATCAGCGCGGCACAGGACCACGTCAGGATCCGATTGCTTCTCATGTGTTCACCTCGGCAAGATGGCATGACGCCCGCGGCGGCGGGCCCGGGGGGCGGATGTCCGACTTCGAAACCGCGACGGACTCGATGGCCCGAGCGGGGCGGGCGTGGCCGCCCCGATGAGCCGGGCGGGAGGCTCCGCCGGCGAGGGCAGCTCGTCGCCGCCGGCCGGGCCCGACCTCATCCGGCAATTGTCAAACGGAACTTCAACCACTCGTTGGGGAAATCCTAAGTCCTAAGTAGTTCGGCTTCAAGGCGGTACCGATTGGGCTCCTTGAAGATGACTCAAGTTGTTTTACTGGGGCCGCTTGCGATTCTCTAAAAGTCGTTCATTATTGGCCTTGCTTGTACGAAGATGGGGTGTCATGCGACGATTTCAGAATCCTGCGAGCGGGGTTCCGGGAGGTCCGTCGCGTCCGGCCGATGCGGGCGTGACGGTCGAAAACCGCGCGGGCATGGCGGAGGGGGAGTTCGGGCGGCTCGCCGCGGAGCTGGCAACGCACGGGTCGGTCAAGCGGGCGATCGACCGGCTGGTGGCCCTCGGGCTGCCGCTCGCGGGGCTGGACCTGATCGCCCAGGACGAGTTCAGCCACGACCTGCTCGTGCCGTACCGGGACGGCCTGTACCTGAGCTACGACACGACCTGATTCGGCGTGGTGGCGGCGGTCGCCGTCTGGGACCATCGGCCGTCGGCCGGCGAGCTACTGGGCGCCCGGCTCGGGCGGGGCTGGGCGCCGACGGCGACCGAGCTGATCGAGGGGGATGTCGTCCTGGGCCATGCCGCCTGCCTGCGACCGCCCACGCCCCGGGGCGGCCCCGGGGCGCCGGAACGCGACCCGGGCCCGGTGGACGGCGGCGCCGCGACGGCTTGACGCGTCCGCATCGGGTCGAGCCGCCGGGGGATGACGGGGCCGGCCATGGGGGAGGGAGCCCGGCCGCGGGGCCTTCAGCCGGCCAGACGCTCAATCCGCTCCACCTCCTCGCGATCGAGCCGGAAGTGGAGGACGTCGAGGTCCTCTTTCATGTGGTCGGCGTCCGTCGTGCCGGTCAGCGGGACCATGCCGACCTCGAGGGCGAACCGGAAGACGACCTGGGCGGGGGTGCGGCCGTGGCGGGCGGCGATGCGGGCCAGCTCGGGGCCGGCGAGCACGCCGCGGTTGGCGGTCAGCAGGGAGAACCCCTGATACAAGATCCCTTCCGCGGCGCAGAGGGCGCGGACCTCCCGATCCCAGCCGCGCTCGGCGTAGCAGCGGTTCTGGACGATCCGCGGGGGGACCTGCGCCCGGCGGAGGAACTCCCGGAGCTGCCCCGGCGCGACGTTGCTGACGCCGAGCAGCCGGGCCCGGCCGTCGCCGTGGATGGCCTCCATCGCCCGCCAGGCCTCCCAGTCCTCGGCGGCCAGCCCGGCCCGGAGGGACGGCCCGTGCAGCAGGTAGGCGTCGATCGCCTCGACACCCAGGTGCTCCAGCGAGCTCGCGAACGATTGCCCCACCTGGGCGGCGATGGGGG from Aquisphaera giovannonii includes these protein-coding regions:
- a CDS encoding 2-aminoethylphosphonate--pyruvate transaminase; the protein is MSDPAPTPPPAARDKLLFTPGPLTTSAGVKQAMLRDAGSWDVEFHEVVRGVRRSLLAVAGLSPDDGYDAIPMQGSGTFGVESAIGSAVPRGGKLLVLANGAYGERILRIAECMDLDRRVLRSDETAPPDAGAVDAALREDPAITHVALVHCETTTGILNPIAPVAGAVRRHGRSLILDAMSSFGAIPIDLKAEGIDYLVSSANKCIEGVPGFSFILARRAALEATGTRPRSHSLDLLGQLRALESTGQFRFTPPTHAILAFARALAELEAEGGPAGRGRRYLANHRALASGMGRLGFVPLLDPALQGPIITAFHHPADPAFRFADFYKGLSARGMIIYPGKLTKVDTFRIGNIGRLFEADMVQLVHAVEDTLRELGCGLPLAPP
- a CDS encoding DUF1559 domain-containing protein, encoding MRPALRESRGRAAGFTLIELLVVIAIIAVLIALLLPAVQSAREAARRAQCTNNLKQLGLALHNYHSALNSFPLAGVNAGVADAPGTTGAWGNWSSLSMLLPYLEQSTIYAACNFNVANQGYNSGLSGNINSTATRTTINAFLCPSAPRLQGGNWSTYYGSPYPNTNYFASVGSSLCQYGGNPAGVAYMDNNGNSAAPNGPFMVFGPALGIRDITDGTSSTFAFGEWRTGDGQQSTLSVPQDVIRVGGSLPSGMTLGPVMNMPLGGAYLNTWLQGCAGSALGSVGSTNNWSGLGQFWCQGLFGDTVGNFLVAPNSNYPNCAIYQYGGDNDGSYGNYGPSSYHPGGANVAMADGSVRYIKNTTNQITIWQLASRNQGEVVSSDSY
- a CDS encoding aldo/keto reductase family protein, which encodes MSESSLMIGGVRVPRLLYGTAWKERETGRLTELALRRGFRGIDTANQRRHYDEAEVGRAVAASIRCGLVGRGDLFLQTKFTFLAGQDHRLPYDPRAPIAAQVGQSFASSLEHLGVEAIDAYLLHGPSLRAGLAAEDWEAWRAMEAIHGDGRARLLGVSNVAPGQLREFLRRAQVPPRIVQNRCYAERGWDREVRALCAAEGILYQGFSLLTANRGVLAGPELARIAARHGRTPAQVVFRFALEVGMVPLTGTTDADHMKEDLDVLHFRLDREEVERIERLAG